In Halobaculum rubrum, the following are encoded in one genomic region:
- a CDS encoding 5'-deoxyadenosine deaminase, translated as MLLAGTVVVDPETVIADGAVVVEDDTIVAVGDEAALRDRYPDHQRREFGIVAPGTVGAHVHSVQSLGRGIADDVALLDWLEDHVLPMEAGLNAEGMRLAAELGYLECIESGVTTVIDHLSVHHADQALEAAVESGIRARAGKVLMDTNAPEGLRQDTERALAESEVLIWNYHGADDGRVRYAVTPRFAVTCTDECLRGCRELADEYEGVRIHTHASENTDEIAVVEERTGERNVEYLHEVGLTGEDVILAHCVHTDETEREIIAQTGTHVTHCPSSNMKLASGIAPVEDYLARDVTVALGNDGPPCNNTLDPFTEVKQASLLAKVEGCDPTAVDAQTALRMATRNGARAAGFERVGALREGWTADVLGIDTDITRATPLHDPVSHLVFAAHGDDVRFTMVDGEVLYDEARGGHLTLDAERIRREANAFDVPGVDA; from the coding sequence ATGCTACTCGCCGGAACCGTCGTCGTCGACCCGGAGACGGTCATCGCGGACGGCGCGGTCGTCGTCGAGGACGACACGATCGTCGCCGTCGGCGACGAGGCTGCCCTCCGCGACCGCTACCCCGACCACCAGCGCCGGGAGTTCGGGATCGTCGCGCCCGGCACCGTCGGCGCGCACGTCCACTCGGTGCAGTCGCTCGGGCGGGGGATCGCCGACGACGTGGCGCTCCTGGACTGGCTGGAGGATCACGTCCTCCCGATGGAGGCCGGCCTCAACGCGGAGGGAATGCGACTCGCGGCGGAACTGGGCTACCTGGAGTGCATCGAGTCGGGCGTCACCACGGTGATCGACCACCTGTCGGTTCACCACGCCGACCAGGCGCTGGAGGCGGCCGTCGAGTCGGGCATCCGCGCCCGCGCCGGCAAGGTGCTGATGGACACGAACGCCCCCGAGGGGCTCCGACAGGACACCGAGCGGGCGCTCGCGGAGTCGGAGGTGCTCATCTGGAACTACCACGGCGCCGACGACGGGCGGGTCCGCTATGCGGTCACGCCGCGCTTTGCCGTCACCTGCACCGACGAGTGTCTCCGCGGCTGTCGCGAACTCGCCGACGAATACGAGGGCGTTCGGATCCACACCCACGCCTCGGAGAACACCGACGAGATCGCCGTCGTCGAGGAGCGAACCGGCGAGCGCAACGTCGAGTACCTCCACGAGGTCGGGCTGACGGGCGAGGACGTGATCCTCGCCCACTGCGTCCACACCGACGAGACGGAACGCGAGATCATCGCCCAGACCGGCACCCACGTCACGCACTGCCCGTCCTCGAACATGAAGCTCGCCTCCGGGATCGCGCCCGTCGAGGACTACCTCGCGCGCGACGTCACCGTCGCCCTCGGCAACGACGGCCCGCCGTGCAACAACACGCTCGACCCGTTCACCGAGGTGAAGCAGGCGAGCCTCCTCGCGAAGGTCGAGGGGTGCGACCCCACGGCGGTCGATGCCCAGACCGCGCTCCGGATGGCGACGCGCAACGGCGCACGGGCGGCGGGGTTCGAACGGGTGGGTGCGCTCCGTGAGGGGTGGACGGCGGACGTGCTGGGCATCGATACTGACATAACCCGGGCGACGCCGCTGCACGACCCCGTGAGCCACCTCGTGTTCGCCGCCCACGGCGACGACGTCCGCTTCACGATGGTCGACGGCGAGGTGCTGTACGACGAGGCGCGCGGCGGCCACCTGACCCTCGACGCCGAGCGGATCCGACGGGAGGCGAACGCGTTCGACGTGCCCGGCGTCGACGCCTGA
- the mtnP gene encoding S-methyl-5'-thioadenosine phosphorylase, giving the protein MTIGFIGGSGIYEALPLRNTRTESVTTPFGEPSADLEIGEFGDTGREVVFLPRHGPDHQRSPTDLPYKANIYALKQAGVEYVIASNAVGSLKEDLSPQTLVIPDQIYDRTKHRDLSFFGDGIVVHQPFTRPYSPKLADHLADAAERALDDIGSDSAVVDEGTYVCIEGPQYSTKAESEFYKRQGWDLVGMTAIPEAKLAREAEMAYATIAGVTDYDVWKQDAEVTLEEVLENAAANEEAIKETVEAAVRTFPDGMDCEAHGSLEGTINTPAEAVPEETRERVGIFVDEYLDE; this is encoded by the coding sequence ATGACCATCGGCTTCATCGGCGGCAGCGGCATCTACGAGGCGCTCCCGTTGCGGAACACCCGTACCGAATCCGTCACCACTCCCTTCGGCGAGCCCTCCGCGGACCTCGAGATCGGTGAGTTCGGCGACACCGGCCGCGAGGTCGTGTTCCTCCCTCGCCACGGCCCCGACCACCAGCGCTCGCCCACGGACCTGCCGTACAAGGCGAACATCTACGCGCTGAAGCAGGCCGGCGTCGAGTACGTCATCGCCAGCAACGCCGTCGGGTCGCTGAAGGAGGATCTGTCGCCGCAGACGCTCGTGATCCCCGACCAGATCTACGACCGGACGAAACACCGCGATCTCTCCTTTTTCGGCGACGGGATCGTCGTCCACCAGCCGTTCACGCGCCCGTACTCGCCGAAGTTGGCCGACCACCTCGCCGACGCGGCCGAGCGCGCGCTCGACGACATCGGCTCCGACTCCGCCGTCGTCGACGAGGGGACCTACGTCTGCATCGAGGGGCCGCAGTACTCCACGAAAGCCGAGTCGGAGTTCTACAAGCGCCAGGGCTGGGACCTCGTGGGGATGACCGCGATCCCGGAGGCCAAACTCGCCCGCGAGGCCGAGATGGCGTACGCGACGATCGCCGGCGTCACCGACTACGACGTGTGGAAGCAGGACGCCGAGGTGACGCTGGAGGAGGTGCTGGAGAACGCCGCCGCCAACGAGGAGGCGATCAAGGAGACCGTCGAGGCGGCCGTCCGGACGTTCCCCGACGGCATGGACTGCGAGGCCCACGGCTCGCTCGAGGGGACCATCAACACGCCCGCCGAGGCCGTACCCGAGGAGACGCGCGAGCGTGTCGGGATCTTCGTGGACGAGTACCTCGACGAGTAG
- a CDS encoding segregation and condensation protein A, with protein MIEAPGDAEIAPPDETDDDEVEPVEVLVNLAEEGEIDPWDIDVVEVTDAFLDRLDEADLRTGGRALFYASVLLRMKSDDMLADDEDDPEDDLEPWERAFEGDAAMVDDAPIDDGFDPVDALEDEMDRRLERKSTRGSPETLDELVRELREAERGTWWKESREYDTSESPRGFSRGTQTLEYRGDDDLRREGEPGEDDVTGTAHEEDIETVIEDVRARLRPQYERGRNEVLFGEIADTGSTAVTTYLALLFLAHRGEITLEQDDLFGDLWVRDAGVAAAGDEAIAD; from the coding sequence ATGATTGAGGCGCCCGGCGACGCGGAGATCGCCCCGCCCGACGAGACCGACGACGACGAGGTCGAGCCGGTGGAGGTGCTGGTCAACCTCGCGGAGGAGGGCGAGATCGACCCGTGGGACATCGACGTGGTCGAGGTGACCGACGCGTTCCTCGACCGCCTCGACGAGGCCGACCTCCGAACCGGGGGGCGGGCGCTGTTCTACGCGAGCGTCCTCCTGCGGATGAAGTCAGACGACATGCTCGCCGACGATGAGGACGACCCCGAGGACGACCTCGAACCGTGGGAGCGGGCCTTCGAGGGCGACGCCGCGATGGTCGACGACGCGCCGATCGACGACGGATTCGACCCCGTGGACGCGCTGGAAGACGAGATGGACCGCCGACTGGAGCGCAAGAGCACCCGCGGGTCGCCCGAGACGCTGGACGAACTCGTCCGCGAGCTTCGGGAGGCCGAACGGGGCACCTGGTGGAAGGAGTCGCGCGAGTACGACACCAGCGAGTCGCCGCGGGGGTTCTCCCGGGGGACGCAGACGCTGGAGTACCGCGGCGACGATGACCTCCGCCGCGAAGGCGAGCCCGGCGAGGACGACGTGACGGGGACGGCACACGAGGAGGACATCGAGACGGTCATCGAGGACGTCCGCGCACGACTGCGCCCGCAGTACGAACGCGGGCGCAACGAGGTGCTGTTCGGGGAGATCGCCGACACCGGGAGCACCGCGGTGACGACGTATCTCGCGCTGCTGTTTCTGGCGCACCGCGGGGAGATCACGCTTGAGCAGGACGACCTGTTCGGCGATCTCTGGGTGCGCGACGCGGGGGTCGCCGCCGCGGGCGACGAGGCGATCGCGGACTAA
- a CDS encoding presenilin family intramembrane aspartyl protease PSH: MTDRPVAGRPVVGELARRLRDPRVRGAVGIGALFLAVQLVALAAAPRLAGSGVSYGSGGDALVPLVLGLAVGTALSLAVIRYGASRRLVRGVMLVSLGAAQWFALSAFLGSVVGAVAAAAGTALAWRVPRPAVRNAVAVVGVAGGAALFGASLAPAYAAAGLVLAAGYDAYAVYGSGHMLEMADASADLRVPSMFVVPTDDGDADANATVSGEGTPAATLLGAGDALFPAMLTASVGIGAPGTLAAAAPLLGSLVGLAALQVLVHRVRGVHAGLPFVNGGALAGWLALLLV, translated from the coding sequence GTGACTGATCGTCCCGTGGCCGGCCGTCCCGTCGTCGGGGAGCTGGCCCGGAGACTTCGGGATCCCCGCGTCCGCGGCGCCGTCGGGATCGGCGCCCTGTTTCTCGCTGTTCAGCTGGTCGCGCTCGCGGCGGCCCCGCGGCTCGCCGGCTCCGGCGTCAGCTACGGGAGCGGGGGCGACGCGCTCGTCCCGCTCGTCCTGGGGCTCGCAGTCGGCACCGCCCTCTCGCTGGCGGTGATCCGGTACGGCGCCAGTCGCCGGCTCGTGCGCGGGGTGATGCTCGTGTCGCTCGGCGCCGCCCAGTGGTTCGCCCTCTCCGCGTTTCTGGGGTCCGTCGTGGGCGCCGTCGCGGCGGCCGCGGGGACCGCCCTCGCGTGGCGCGTCCCCCGGCCCGCAGTCCGCAACGCAGTCGCGGTCGTCGGCGTCGCGGGCGGGGCCGCGCTGTTCGGCGCGAGCCTCGCCCCCGCGTACGCCGCCGCCGGGCTGGTCCTCGCGGCCGGCTACGACGCCTACGCCGTGTACGGCTCGGGCCACATGCTCGAGATGGCCGACGCGAGCGCGGACCTTCGGGTTCCGTCGATGTTCGTCGTCCCCACCGACGACGGGGACGCCGACGCGAACGCGACCGTCTCCGGCGAGGGGACGCCCGCGGCGACGCTGCTGGGCGCCGGCGACGCGCTGTTCCCCGCCATGTTGACCGCGAGCGTCGGGATCGGGGCGCCGGGGACGCTCGCCGCGGCCGCGCCGCTGCTCGGATCGCTCGTCGGCCTCGCCGCCCTCCAGGTGCTCGTCCACCGCGTCCGCGGCGTCCACGCGGGGCTGCCGTTCGTCAACGGCGGCGCGCTCGCCGGCTGGCTGGCACTGCTGCTCGTGTGA
- a CDS encoding DUF7518 family protein — MGNRVEDLEAQVAELQAAVDGLTEELVEAKERISQLERATEVDEESTPDRNPNAEFVPNESATNGAGDDRVIADEEGSAQKAARGTDEGTTEESDSSDDDSDDIIVA, encoded by the coding sequence ATGGGAAATCGGGTTGAGGATCTCGAGGCACAGGTCGCCGAGCTGCAGGCGGCCGTGGACGGACTGACGGAGGAACTGGTGGAAGCGAAAGAGCGCATCTCGCAGCTGGAGCGCGCGACGGAGGTCGACGAGGAGTCGACACCCGACCGCAATCCGAACGCCGAGTTCGTCCCGAACGAGTCGGCGACGAACGGCGCCGGCGACGACCGCGTGATCGCCGACGAGGAGGGCTCGGCCCAGAAAGCGGCCCGCGGCACCGATGAGGGGACGACCGAGGAGTCCGACTCCTCGGACGACGACTCCGACGACATCATCGTCGCGTAA
- a CDS encoding alkaline phosphatase family protein, which produces MEADRAMIDAETPPAFVLGFDGVPWNLIERWVDEGELPAFARLFESGTTGPLKSTTPASTPLAWPSIATGRRPDGHGSYWFRTIGSDYSHSVTMSHDIGGPFAWDLLAPASVANVPMTYPARPMDGYMVTGMMTPHKREGFTHPPELAETLAERVPDYRIGLDWESYDGDKREFAAEIDDVVDGRERLLEYLLAETEFRLGFVVFTAPDRLQHLVWDEDVLLEHYRRLDEVLATVRSYVEARDGTLFVVSDHGFGPAERIVSANRALEREGLLSRRTDEGTRGVLGRLGVTKSTVRGWLDRVGIDDATIVESVPQGLVDMVAMQVPGTNAVYDIEYGESLAFVRGAGSVYLNRSDRFEDGTVDPDEVPELKSRVRACLESVADPETGERVLEVFDGDELFPTDDSSPELVVEAEPGYLVQTPLADEVVVDAQSTAAGHRPEGIFLATGPDVAAGRRIDGATVFDVLPTLLHALGEPVPTTVDGEVIDSVFADGSEPAVTEPTVRPYEGADRERRAPPGERAATNGAEADDKTPDAVEERLRGLGYIDD; this is translated from the coding sequence ATGGAGGCCGATAGAGCGATGATCGACGCGGAGACCCCGCCCGCGTTCGTTCTCGGGTTCGACGGCGTCCCCTGGAACCTGATCGAGCGCTGGGTCGACGAGGGTGAGCTCCCGGCGTTCGCTCGGCTGTTCGAGTCCGGGACGACGGGACCGTTGAAGAGCACCACGCCGGCATCGACCCCGCTGGCGTGGCCCTCGATCGCGACCGGACGACGACCGGACGGGCACGGATCGTACTGGTTCCGGACGATCGGCTCGGATTACTCGCACTCGGTGACGATGAGTCACGATATCGGCGGTCCCTTCGCGTGGGACCTGCTCGCGCCGGCGTCCGTCGCGAACGTCCCGATGACGTATCCCGCACGGCCGATGGACGGTTACATGGTCACCGGGATGATGACCCCGCACAAGCGCGAGGGGTTCACACATCCGCCCGAGCTGGCGGAGACACTCGCCGAGCGTGTTCCGGACTATCGGATCGGACTCGACTGGGAGTCGTACGACGGCGACAAGCGAGAGTTCGCCGCCGAGATCGACGACGTTGTCGACGGACGCGAGCGCTTGCTCGAGTACCTGCTCGCGGAGACGGAGTTCAGGCTGGGGTTCGTCGTGTTCACCGCGCCCGACCGCCTCCAGCACCTCGTGTGGGACGAGGACGTGCTCCTCGAACACTACCGGCGGCTCGACGAGGTGCTCGCGACCGTCCGGTCGTACGTCGAGGCGCGCGACGGGACGCTGTTCGTCGTCTCGGACCACGGGTTCGGCCCGGCCGAGCGGATCGTCTCCGCCAACCGCGCGCTCGAGCGCGAGGGGCTGCTCTCCCGCCGCACCGACGAGGGAACGCGGGGCGTCCTCGGCCGACTGGGCGTGACCAAATCGACGGTTCGGGGGTGGCTCGACCGCGTCGGCATCGACGACGCCACCATCGTCGAGTCCGTTCCACAGGGGCTCGTCGACATGGTCGCGATGCAGGTCCCCGGCACCAACGCGGTGTACGACATCGAGTACGGGGAGTCCCTGGCGTTCGTCCGCGGTGCCGGCTCGGTGTATCTCAACCGGAGCGATCGGTTCGAGGACGGTACCGTCGACCCCGACGAGGTCCCGGAGTTAAAATCGCGGGTGCGCGCCTGCCTCGAGTCGGTGGCGGACCCGGAGACCGGCGAGCGTGTCCTCGAGGTGTTCGACGGCGACGAGCTGTTCCCGACCGACGACTCCTCGCCCGAGCTCGTCGTGGAAGCCGAGCCGGGGTATCTCGTGCAGACGCCCCTCGCCGACGAGGTGGTCGTCGATGCACAGTCCACGGCGGCCGGACACCGCCCGGAGGGGATCTTCCTCGCGACCGGGCCGGACGTCGCTGCGGGACGACGGATCGACGGGGCCACGGTCTTCGACGTGCTCCCGACGCTTCTGCACGCGCTCGGCGAACCCGTTCCGACGACCGTCGACGGCGAGGTGATCGACTCGGTGTTCGCCGACGGGAGCGAACCGGCCGTCACCGAGCCGACCGTTCGTCCGTACGAGGGCGCCGACCGGGAGCGCCGGGCGCCGCCGGGTGAACGCGCTGCGACGAACGGGGCGGAAGCGGACGACAAGACCCCCGACGCCGTGGAGGAACGCCTCCGCGGGCTGGGGTATATCGACGACTGA
- a CDS encoding presenilin family intramembrane aspartyl protease PSH: protein MKARAVRGVLLAGLLFLVVHVGAVSLAPTFEAAGYQTVEDPQNPTNSALYLGAILVVTALMLAAFKYDFDWAVRLVIVASSGMLSWYVFSVFLPGIAAIAAAGLVAVALLAYPEWYVIDAAGALMGAGAAGLFGISFGLLPAIVLLSVLAVYDAISVYGTEHMLDLAEGVLDLNIPVVLVIPLEWSYSLLEEGSTEGATEGTDEDERDVFFIGLGDAVMPAVMAASAAFWSPAPAFGLPIVPAMGLPTLSAIVGTFVGLGILLRMVLKGRPHAGLPLLNGGAIGGYLLGSVLAGVPLVQALGLAQYL from the coding sequence ATGAAGGCTCGCGCAGTCCGCGGCGTCCTCCTCGCGGGGCTGTTGTTCCTCGTCGTCCACGTCGGCGCCGTCTCGCTGGCGCCCACCTTCGAGGCGGCCGGCTACCAGACGGTCGAGGACCCGCAGAACCCGACCAACTCCGCGCTGTATCTCGGCGCCATCCTCGTCGTCACCGCGCTGATGCTCGCGGCGTTCAAGTACGACTTCGACTGGGCGGTCCGGCTCGTCATCGTCGCCTCCTCGGGGATGCTCTCGTGGTACGTCTTCTCGGTGTTTCTCCCCGGGATAGCTGCCATCGCCGCCGCCGGGCTCGTCGCCGTCGCCCTGCTCGCGTACCCCGAGTGGTACGTGATCGACGCCGCCGGCGCGCTGATGGGTGCCGGCGCCGCCGGACTCTTCGGCATCTCCTTCGGGCTCCTGCCGGCGATCGTCCTCCTGTCGGTGCTCGCGGTGTACGACGCCATCTCGGTGTACGGCACCGAACACATGCTCGACCTCGCGGAGGGCGTGCTCGACCTCAACATCCCCGTCGTGCTCGTCATCCCGCTGGAGTGGTCGTACTCGCTGCTCGAGGAGGGGTCGACCGAGGGCGCCACCGAGGGAACCGACGAGGACGAGCGCGACGTGTTCTTCATCGGCCTCGGCGACGCGGTGATGCCCGCGGTGATGGCCGCCTCGGCGGCGTTCTGGTCGCCTGCACCGGCGTTCGGGCTCCCGATCGTCCCCGCGATGGGGCTGCCGACGCTGTCGGCCATCGTCGGGACGTTCGTCGGCCTCGGAATCCTCCTGCGGATGGTGCTGAAGGGTCGCCCGCACGCCGGCCTCCCGCTGTTGAACGGCGGCGCCATCGGCGGCTACCTGCTCGGCTCGGTCCTCGCCGGCGTCCCGCTCGTACAGGCGCTGGGTCTGGCACAGTATCTGTGA
- the smc gene encoding chromosome segregation protein SMC — MHITELVLDNFKSFGRPTRIPFYEDFTVITGPNGSGKSNIIDGVLFALGLARTRGIRAEKLTDLIYNPGYEEGEGPAGDREASVEVVLDNSEGTLDRSQVVSAAGSDDVGDTDQITIKRRVKETDDNYYSYYYLNGRSVNLSDIQDLLAQAGVTPEGYNVVMQGDVTDIINMTPHERRGIIDEIAGVAEFDAKKEDAFEELETVEERIDEADLRIGEKEDRLDQLADERETALQYQDLRDEKEEYEGYLTAAELEDKREDLAGTRESMASREGELEDLRAELDDRQARVDDLEEDLDEINREIERKGEDEQIAIKAEIEEIKGDVSRLEGKIENQRERVEEAETERRDAFVAIDKKSEEIDEFDAEIRETKVETANLKSTLKSKQTELADVQAEIDSVDTEFDELKAELADRKESLEELRAEKNELQREKDRLLDDARRRSNEIGDVEDELQETREAIPRLNERVSNLHSELDKAEKNKANIDGVIEDLRAEKAEYQEELDGVEEEIREKQQQYSKLEARAGDSGDTSWPRAVTTVTNADFGGVHGPVGELASVPGEYATACETAAGGRLANVVVDDDGVGSDCIDYLKQRNAGRATFLPITEMDERGLPSLPNDPGVVDFARNLVDYDPEYEGIFSYVLGSTLVVEDMDTARHLMGNYRMVTLDGDLVEKSGAMTGGSGGGSRYSFSKSGKGKLERVAEEIHELEDERQRIKAEIADIDDDLDDARSRAADAAEKVRDIESDIERAEETLEEKEGRIGELEERLEELREERESVDAKMTGLDEEIDAADEEIETIEADIEELESELADSKIPELSARADEIRAEIDDLEDRMDDLDGELNQLQLEKQYAEDAVDDLHDTVEEAQSKKADAEERIDEFEERIVEKEATLEQKRDAIAELEDELADLKEEREAVKESFREAKSARDEQESKVERVVSKLESLRETAERLEWEIDSLEEQVGSYDPEAIPDHDTVESEIDRLQAEMEELEPVNMLAIDEYDDVQADLDDLQERRDVLVEEREAIAERIDQFESQKRATFMDAFEAIDEQFTEIFQRLSAGTGELVLEDPEDPFEGGLTMKAQPADKPVQRLDAMSGGEKSLTALAFIFAIQRHNPAPFYALDEVDAFLDAVNAERVGEMVHDLAGEAQFVVVSHRSALLERSERAIGVTMQSDNVSAVTGIQLGDNGEPVPEVQADD, encoded by the coding sequence ATGCACATCACGGAACTCGTACTGGACAACTTCAAGAGCTTCGGGCGACCGACGCGGATCCCCTTCTACGAGGACTTCACAGTCATCACCGGACCGAACGGCTCGGGAAAGTCGAACATCATCGACGGGGTGTTGTTCGCGCTCGGACTCGCGCGCACGCGCGGTATCCGCGCGGAGAAACTCACCGATCTCATCTACAACCCCGGCTACGAGGAGGGCGAGGGGCCCGCCGGCGACCGAGAGGCGAGCGTCGAGGTCGTCCTCGACAACTCCGAGGGGACGCTCGACCGCTCACAGGTCGTCAGCGCCGCCGGCAGCGACGACGTCGGCGACACCGACCAGATAACGATCAAGCGTCGGGTGAAGGAGACCGACGACAACTACTACTCGTACTACTACCTCAACGGCCGCTCGGTCAACCTCTCGGACATCCAGGACCTGCTCGCGCAGGCCGGCGTCACCCCGGAGGGGTACAACGTTGTCATGCAGGGCGACGTGACCGACATCATCAACATGACCCCCCACGAGCGTCGGGGGATCATCGACGAGATCGCGGGCGTCGCCGAGTTCGACGCTAAGAAGGAGGACGCCTTCGAGGAACTGGAGACGGTCGAGGAGCGCATCGACGAGGCCGACCTCCGAATCGGGGAGAAGGAGGACCGGCTCGACCAGTTGGCCGACGAGCGCGAGACGGCCCTCCAGTATCAGGACCTTCGCGACGAGAAGGAGGAGTACGAGGGCTACCTGACGGCCGCCGAGCTGGAGGACAAACGCGAGGACCTCGCCGGCACCCGCGAGTCGATGGCGTCCCGGGAGGGGGAACTCGAGGACCTCCGCGCGGAACTCGACGACCGACAGGCTCGCGTCGACGACCTCGAGGAGGACCTCGACGAGATCAACCGCGAGATCGAGCGCAAGGGCGAGGACGAGCAGATCGCGATCAAAGCCGAGATCGAGGAGATCAAGGGCGACGTCTCCCGACTCGAGGGGAAGATCGAGAACCAGCGCGAGCGCGTCGAGGAGGCCGAGACCGAGCGCCGCGACGCGTTCGTCGCCATCGACAAGAAGAGCGAGGAGATCGACGAGTTCGACGCGGAGATCCGCGAGACGAAAGTCGAGACGGCGAACCTGAAGTCGACGCTCAAATCGAAGCAGACCGAGCTGGCGGACGTTCAGGCCGAGATCGACAGCGTCGACACCGAGTTCGACGAGCTGAAGGCCGAGCTGGCCGACCGGAAGGAGTCGCTGGAGGAGCTGCGCGCCGAGAAGAACGAGCTCCAGCGCGAGAAGGACCGCCTGCTCGACGACGCGCGCCGGCGCTCGAACGAGATCGGCGACGTCGAGGACGAGCTGCAGGAGACGCGGGAGGCGATCCCGCGGTTGAACGAGCGCGTCTCGAACCTCCACTCCGAACTCGACAAGGCCGAGAAGAACAAGGCCAACATCGACGGCGTCATCGAGGACCTCCGCGCCGAGAAGGCCGAGTATCAGGAGGAACTCGACGGGGTCGAGGAGGAGATCCGCGAGAAGCAACAGCAGTACTCCAAGCTGGAGGCCCGCGCCGGCGACTCCGGCGACACCTCGTGGCCGCGGGCGGTCACGACCGTCACGAACGCCGACTTCGGCGGCGTCCACGGCCCCGTGGGCGAACTCGCGTCGGTGCCCGGCGAGTATGCGACGGCGTGTGAGACCGCAGCGGGCGGACGGCTCGCGAACGTCGTCGTCGACGACGACGGCGTCGGCTCCGACTGCATCGACTACCTGAAGCAGCGCAACGCGGGGCGCGCGACGTTCCTCCCGATCACGGAGATGGACGAGCGCGGACTCCCGTCGCTGCCGAACGACCCCGGCGTCGTCGACTTCGCGCGCAACCTCGTCGACTACGACCCCGAGTACGAGGGGATCTTCTCGTACGTGCTCGGGTCGACGCTCGTCGTCGAGGACATGGACACCGCCCGGCACCTGATGGGCAACTACCGGATGGTGACGCTGGACGGCGACCTCGTGGAGAAGTCCGGCGCGATGACCGGCGGCTCCGGCGGCGGCTCCCGATACTCCTTCTCGAAGTCCGGGAAGGGGAAGCTGGAGCGCGTCGCCGAGGAGATCCACGAGCTGGAGGACGAGCGCCAGCGGATCAAAGCCGAGATCGCCGACATCGACGACGACCTCGACGACGCCCGCTCGCGCGCCGCCGACGCCGCCGAGAAGGTCCGGGACATCGAGTCCGACATCGAGCGCGCCGAGGAGACACTCGAGGAGAAAGAGGGCCGGATCGGCGAGTTGGAGGAGCGCCTCGAGGAACTGCGCGAGGAGCGCGAGTCCGTCGACGCGAAGATGACGGGCCTCGACGAGGAGATCGACGCGGCCGACGAGGAGATCGAGACGATCGAGGCCGACATCGAGGAGCTGGAATCGGAGCTTGCCGACTCCAAGATCCCGGAGCTGTCGGCGCGAGCCGACGAGATCCGGGCGGAGATCGACGACCTCGAGGACCGGATGGACGACCTCGACGGCGAGTTGAACCAGCTCCAACTGGAGAAGCAGTACGCGGAGGACGCCGTCGACGACCTCCACGACACCGTCGAGGAGGCGCAGTCGAAGAAGGCGGACGCCGAGGAACGGATCGACGAGTTCGAGGAGCGGATCGTCGAGAAGGAGGCGACGCTGGAACAGAAGCGCGACGCCATCGCCGAGCTGGAGGACGAACTCGCGGACCTCAAGGAGGAGCGCGAGGCCGTCAAAGAATCGTTCCGCGAGGCGAAGTCCGCCCGCGACGAACAGGAGTCGAAGGTCGAGCGCGTCGTCTCGAAGCTTGAGTCGCTGCGCGAGACCGCGGAGCGGCTGGAGTGGGAGATCGACTCGTTGGAGGAGCAGGTCGGCAGCTACGACCCCGAGGCGATCCCGGACCACGACACCGTCGAGTCCGAGATCGACCGGCTCCAGGCAGAGATGGAGGAGTTGGAGCCGGTGAACATGCTCGCGATCGACGAGTACGACGACGTGCAGGCGGACTTAGACGACCTGCAGGAGCGCCGCGACGTACTCGTCGAGGAGCGCGAGGCGATCGCGGAGCGGATCGACCAGTTCGAGTCCCAGAAGCGGGCGACGTTCATGGACGCCTTCGAGGCCATCGACGAGCAGTTCACCGAGATCTTTCAGCGGCTCTCGGCCGGGACCGGCGAGTTGGTGCTGGAGGACCCCGAAGATCCCTTCGAGGGCGGCCTGACGATGAAGGCGCAGCCGGCGGACAAGCCGGTCCAGCGCCTCGACGCGATGTCCGGCGGCGAGAAGTCGCTGACGGCGCTGGCGTTCATCTTCGCAATCCAGCGGCACAACCCCGCGCCCTTCTACGCGCTCGACGAGGTCGACGCGTTCCTCGACGCGGTCAACGCCGAGCGCGTCGGCGAGATGGTCCACGACCTCGCGGGCGAGGCGCAGTTCGTCGTTGTCAGCCACCGCTCGGCGCTGTTGGAGCGCTCCGAGCGCGCCATCGGCGTGACGATGCAGTCGGACAACGTCTCGGCGGTGACGGGGATCCAACTCGGCGACAACGGCGAGCCGGTGCCGGAGGTGCAGGCGGATGATTGA